Part of the Desulfovibrio sp. TomC genome is shown below.
ACTGGCTTTTTGGCGGAAAAATTACCGGCATTATCCGCGAAAAGATCCCAGGAGTCGATAAACCGGCAGCCCTTGGCCGTGAGACAGGCCGAACGCATGGCCTCGTTGGCGGTCCAGGCCTTCTGGCTGAAGGTCTTGTCCCGCATGGGCGGCAGGCCGACCCAGACCACGGAGACCTTGTGATTGGCGGCAATGGATAAAAACCGAGCCGCCTTGGCCTGGAAATCCTTGGACCATTCCGGGGTGCCTTTGCCGTTTTTGGCGTCGTTGCCGCCAAGCATGACCACCAGGGCTTCGGGGTTTTCGGCAACCAGAAATTCGCCCAGAGCCTTTTCCCAATCATAAAATTTGGGGGAATTGAGTCCGCTTGAAACCTTGCCCCGGCTGGCCAGGGCCACCGGACCGCGCGGTTTGAGGGATTGCTCCATGGTCATGCCCAGGCCTACGGCAAAGGAATCGCCAACAAGCAGGACCTTTTTCGGGCTACAAGCCGTCTGGGCCGAAGCGGCCAGGGATTCGGCCGTGGCGGCCGGTTGCGACGCGGCGGGCGGAGCGGCGGCGTCGGCTTGGGCTGCTTTGGCCGGCTTCTTGGCCCAGGCGTGCGTCGGGATGAAACCGGGGGAAGCCAGGACGCAGAACAGTGCGGCGGCGGACATGACGAACTGCAGAATATGGGGGGAACGCCCACCGAAGCGGCGAGCTGGAGAATATCGCATCCGGTGCGGTATAAACGTGGCCTGCTGGTTTGTCCAGATGCAGGGAGCGGGCCGATCCGGGCCGGCCGCAGCTCCCCGCACCCGGGCGATTAATTGAGATATCGGGTGGAAACCCAGCCGTCCTGGCCCCGGGTGTAGGCCCAGACGTGGGTCCAGCCGCCTTCCTGGCCAAGGACCTGCACCTGTTCGCCGGCACTGAGCGAATTGATGATGGCGCACTTGGTGGAACCGCATGAGCGCAGGCTCAGGCCGTCGGTATTAACCACGGCAAAGACGCCGTCCGCCGGGACCACGACGCCGGCCGGCAAGGGGATACAGCCATAGCCCGAGGCATAATAATAGCCTTCCGGGCAGGCCGGCGGCGGCACGTAGACCATCGGACCGGCAGTCACCACACAGCCGGAAATGGCTAGAAGCGCCGAAAATCCCAGCAACAAAAACAACCCGCGTATTGTGTTCATGAATACCCTCCCGCCGTTTGGGCCGCACTCGCCCGATTACCTGCCGCCCGACGCCGCCAGAGAGGTGGGTCGGAACGGGAAAAGTTCAGCTACCATGCCTGAGTTAGCACCTCTTCCGTTGCTTGGTCAACGCGGCCTCCCGTGAAGAGTCGAGAAGCAGGCTGACGCTTTACAAGTTCATGGTTTGGAGAGTAACGTGCCCTTTTTTACCAATTCTGGGAAGTCGCCTCGGAAGGATACAGCCATGCCCCATCATTTGCTCACGCTTTTGGATTTTACCCCCGAGGAGGCCGGCCGCATCCTCGACCGCGCCGCCGCCATGAAGGCTGTGAATTACCGCAGCAAGCTCCTGGACGGCAAAACCTGCATCCTCATTTTCGAAAAAGCCTCCACCCGCACCCGCGTCTCCTTTGAAGTTGCCGTGCGCCATCTTGGCGGCTGGCCCATATTCATGACCCAAAACGATTCCCAGCTCGGCCGCGACGAACCCATCCGCGACACCGCCCGGGTGTTGTCGCGCTACGGCGACTGCCTGATCGTGCGCACCTTTGGTCACGACAAGCTGGAAGATCTGGCCTCGTTTGGCTCCATCCCCGTGGTCAATGCCCTGTCCGACGCCTACCATCCCTGCCAGATCATGGCCGACCTGCTCACCATACGCGAGCACTCCGGTCGGCTTGACGGCTTGAAGCTGGCCTATGTCGGCGACGGCAACAACATTGTCCATTCGCTGATTAACGCCGCCGCCCGCTTCCCCATCAAGGTGGCCGTTGCCTCGCCGGCCGGCTATGAGCCGAGCGCCGCCGTGGTGGCCAAGGCCAGGGAGCAAGGGGCCGACGTCACGGTCGTGGCCGATCCGGCCGAGGCGGCTGCCGGGGCGAATTATCTCTACACCGACGTTTGGGCCTCCATGGGCCAGGAAGCCGAGCACGCCGCGCGGGTCAAGATTTTTGCCGGCTACCAGATTAATGACGCGCTCTTGGCCAAGGCTGCGCCCGGAGCCAAGGTGCTGCATTGCCTGCCGGCCCATCGGG
Proteins encoded:
- a CDS encoding SGNH/GDSL hydrolase family protein — its product is MSAAALFCVLASPGFIPTHAWAKKPAKAAQADAAAPPAASQPAATAESLAASAQTACSPKKVLLVGDSFAVGLGMTMEQSLKPRGPVALASRGKVSSGLNSPKFYDWEKALGEFLVAENPEALVVMLGGNDAKNGKGTPEWSKDFQAKAARFLSIAANHKVSVVWVGLPPMRDKTFSQKAWTANEAMRSACLTAKGCRFIDSWDLFADNAGNFSAKKPVGGKAVSLRGKDGVHFSAAGCKLLTDRIVTGLTAAP
- a CDS encoding SH3 domain-containing protein; the protein is MNTIRGLFLLLGFSALLAISGCVVTAGPMVYVPPPACPEGYYYASGYGCIPLPAGVVVPADGVFAVVNTDGLSLRSCGSTKCAIINSLSAGEQVQVLGQEGGWTHVWAYTRGQDGWVSTRYLN
- the argF gene encoding ornithine carbamoyltransferase; the encoded protein is MPHHLLTLLDFTPEEAGRILDRAAAMKAVNYRSKLLDGKTCILIFEKASTRTRVSFEVAVRHLGGWPIFMTQNDSQLGRDEPIRDTARVLSRYGDCLIVRTFGHDKLEDLASFGSIPVVNALSDAYHPCQIMADLLTIREHSGRLDGLKLAYVGDGNNIVHSLINAAARFPIKVAVASPAGYEPSAAVVAKAREQGADVTVVADPAEAAAGANYLYTDVWASMGQEAEHAARVKIFAGYQINDALLAKAAPGAKVLHCLPAHRGEEITDAVIEGPASIVWDEAENRLHVQKAILEWIFTQGN